One window of the Salvia splendens isolate huo1 chromosome 1, SspV2, whole genome shotgun sequence genome contains the following:
- the LOC121797654 gene encoding structure-specific endonuclease subunit slx1-like — translation MKQHNGELIGGAKASTAGRPWTCACLIQGFADKSKAYQFEAKWKSISKKLPRKRSDKNQEQAENSQHLLLQHRYAALNQVKDFINCSDLEINWHLDPT, via the exons ATGAAACAGCACAACGGAGAGTTAATAGGTGGCGCAAAAGCCTCAACTGCTGGAAGGCCGTGGACTTGTGCATGTCTTATACAGGGATTTGCGGATAAAAGTAAAG CTTATCAATTTGAAGCAAAGTGGAAAAGCATCTCAAAAAAATTGCCGCGGAAAAGAAGTGACAAGAATCAGGAGCAAGCAGAGAATTCGCAGCACTTGCTATTACAACATAGATATGCAGCTTTAAATCAAGTCAAGGATTTCATTAATTGCAGTGATTTGGAAATCAACTGGCACTTGGATCCGACATAA